NNNNNNNNNNNNNNNNNTGAATGTAGCGGATGTTTTCACTTTTTTCTTATCTTTACTTCTCTTTCCTTTCACCCTCTCACTCTCTTTTGTTCATGGTGTTAAATTGAGCACGCTCTATTACTGGCACTGCGCAACGATAATGTGATGGAGATAAATCGAGGTAAAAATGTAAAATTTAGCTTGAGAGTTTAAGATCATATCTAATTTTTAATTGATTGAAAAATACTATTGTGAAAAAGGTAGCACATTTTTCTTGACACACAGTACTTACTTTTATTTGTTTTATTATAGCTATTTTAAGAATTATACCCTTAATTTAATTATCTGATCCATCAAATACATGTTTAAAGTTAATTAGCTTGCTATTTTAATCAGAAGATAACATCAGAATTGACATTTGAAAGTTGCGTCAGTTGTCAAAGCCAAAGTACTTGTGACATGGATATTTTCCGTTCGCTCCTCAACATTTTATCCAGGAGTGATTGTGGCATACAAAGCTCTGGGTTGATATTTATGACGGGCCTTAAATTTTGCTATATATTGCATCAACTCACTAGTGCAGAATTAGGTTTTGCAATTTTTTGGGTTCAACTACTGCAGTACACTTCGCCATGAATTTCATTTTCCTTCCACCGGCTTGATTGTCTAACATTTATATCGTCTATATTCATGTAAGGCTGCTAACGTGAAGTTAATTTGGCAAAAACACTTAAATGGAATTTACTTTAGGGAGTCTTAAAATTTCACAATAAATACATATTACTTCCGAGTGTAAGATTAATTATTCTCCATTCAGTTATATAATTAGACTTAAGTCGTTTTTCTTACTTATCTAGAGAGCGATCGATTTGTGTGATACAATAGCCCACGATATTTTTTACTTATATGGTAAACTCAAATACTAAATAATACATTGCCCAGCTACCTGCTACTTTTATGAAAGGTCGAAAATGCAAAAGTGGTACGCGTTACTTAAACTCACCATAGTGAGCAAATGATTGTACCAACATGTTTAGCCATTTTTAGGGAGTATGGAAAAATACAAAACTAATTCGATCGTTAGGTTTCCATTTGTTTTGAGAGTTATAGTGAATGTAAGTACACTGTACACTTCAATTTTGTAAGATTGTATCATTCTTTGCCTATGTAAGAAAACATTAAAATTTGTATCACGACAGATTCTCAATTAACGACAAATTCTCAATTTATCTTGCTAGACTTTGCCAAAGATTGGGTTAGATTTATGCAAACCATCTATAGGGTCATCTAGCTTATGAGATTTTTCTTTTCTTTTTATTATTATCTCTTTTAAGAAACTTTCTATGTTTCATAAATTTCTCTAGCGTTTCGGGAGCTATACATTTTATGTGCTTTTAGAAATGTTATGGAGTAATACCAAATGAGAGGACCCGTTTTCGGATTTTCTATGTATTTGATGTCTAAATGCGTGGTCATAGTGGAGGGTTGGGAGTAGCTAAGTTTGCCCATGTTGGAGTGCTTGTGGAGCAGATCATTACGTTGTTAAGATCTGTTGGTTTACAGGGTATTGCTCATGTTTCTAGGGGTCGGGTGGGAATGAGGTTGCGCATGTTGTCGCAACTAAAGTAGTTTATTTAGAGGGGCGTAAGTTTTGGTTTGGGGTTGGGCCTGACTGGTTCTTGGATGTTGTCAATGACGATAGATCTGTAATTGATGTTAAGTTTTTGTTAAGGGTTAGGCCCAACTAGTTCTTGGATGTTGTCAATAACGATAGACCCGTAACTGGTGTTAAGTTTTGGCTAGAGGTTGGGCCCTACTGGTTCTTAGATGTTGTCTGACGATAGACCCGTAACTGGTGTTATACTGTTAGTACTAGGGAAATTAGTAGAACAACTTTGGTTACCAGTTACCATTGATAATTCCTGTCATTTGTAGTTTTGTTAATCTTTATTAATAAAAGTATTCATTTCTCCAAAAAGGAATAAAAAAGAAAAAAAAAAAAAAAAGAAGTGGTCATAGTCCTACGTATTAATGCACGTGAGTGATAACAATATTTTTACCTGCTTATATAGAAGACAACACAAGAGAATGTAATGATCATTATGGATAGACATAATATTGTTGTCTCATGAGGACACATCAAACATAAAATAAAATTTTATGGAAACTTTTGATTTCAATGTTTTGGGATAAGTTGTAGAATTCATAAACTTTAACATGTTAACTAATATGCAAAACGATACTATCTTCCAAGTTAGTAAACCACTATTGCCATCTCATGGATCACGTTAGAAAAGATTAAAAAGATTTCATCAAACATTTTCATATCTATGATTTAGCACAAACCGTAGAATTCAGAAATTTGAACTTAACTAATATGCAAAACAATTCCATGTTTAGAGTTACTAAAGGTTCAACACTAGTGGTCATAATTTTGCATTATCGTAATTCCACGTAAGACTCCAAATGTAATCAATTAATACAAATAATCTTTTTTTAAGATTATGACACGCACCGACTTATTCAGATTTTTGTCAAAATGTAAATCAATGAATAGAATTTCTACGTAATGAAGCTATTGCCCTATAAATAGTGATGCAAAGAAACTAAAGAATTAGAAAAAGTGGATGAGAAAGAATTCGTGACCTAAAACATTCTTTATCATTGTTACAAGCATTTGGGATTCGGATGAACAACTCGGCAAAGAAGAAAAGATGAGGCCGCGGGTCATCATGCCCTACACTAGTTGATGGGCCACGGGTCATGGGCCATGGATCGGGTATTCGTGACCCGAGGGAACGAATTTTGTCAGCGTCACACACGCCACAGAGTGGGCCCAACCCAACTAAAAAGGAAATATAAAATAAGAAACTCCTACTTGAAAAAAGAAATTAAAAAAAAAAAAAAAAGAAGTCAGAGTCGCCAGACCCAACGAAGAGAAGAACAAAAAACGAAAAACTGGAATCAACTCCACTTTCATCACCACACATATAACACACCACCCTTCCCCTCATATATATATATATATTTCCTAACCCACCTCTCTCTCTCTCTCTCTCTCATTCTTCATCCGCCACTCTTCTCTCTAAAACCTTCTTCTCTCTTTCTCTCTCTAAAGCCTCCTCCTTTTCTTCTCTATCTATCTAGATGATGGTGGCGAAGGACGACTGGACGAGGGCCGCGATGACCGACGACGTCCTCGTCGTCGAGCTACTGCTGCGGCTCAAGGAGTCACGAGCGGCGACGTCGTCGTCGTCGCTTCTCCAGTCTCGCTTCACGGCCAAATCCGTGCTTCCGCGGTGGGGGATGCGTCTGCCACGTAGCAAGGCGGCGGCGTCCTCGAGATGCGAGGCTGTTTGGAGCAGGAGTAACAAGAGTAAGAAGGACGACTCGACTAGATGCAGCCCTACGACGCCGCTCTCGTGGAGCGGCGGCGGCTCGCCTTCTGGCACTGCCGATGGATTCGAAGAGTCCAGCCGTCCCAGATCCAAGGTCTAGCTCTCTCACTCTTTTCTTTTCTCACTTTTTTTGTGTTTTGGATTCGTCGCTGGCTGATCTCTTCTCTCTGAAAGGCCTGTTGTTTTCGTCATCGGTTGACCGAAATATCCACGGCGAGCTCAGTGTGCTGGAGCTGAGCTGCCTTCGGATTTTCCGTGGCGTCCGTCGTCGTCGCTTTTTCACGAAGCATTCATGGCTTTTTTTTTTCTCTTCTTTGAAGTTCTGAAACTTTTTTTTAATTTCCATTTGTGTCCTTCATCTTCCTCTTCTCTAATTACTGTGTCATCAAAGATTTCCGTTTTGAATTCCCGGATTTTAAAACCGACGTTTCTGTTTGCCGTTTGCCTTTCGCTGTCGTCATCTTGAGCTGCTAAATTGCCTCCTACTCACTAGCTGACAAGATGAGATACGTCATTTAGTTTCGCTCTTCTAGATTACCTTAGTAGCTCGCAGATCAATCTGCGGTGGTCAACCGTCGGCGGCCACCGTTCACGGTGTCGCTCTTATTTATCTCTACGACCAAAAATGGCCTACTTTTCCTTATTCCTCACGTGATGTAGCAGATCAAGACTCCTCCCTCACGTTTTCGTCTCGCTCCTTTTGCCGGTCACCTGTCATTCTTTGTTTACCCTTCCAGATTTACAAAACTACCCTCCTGATTCCGGTCAATTCCGAAGTTTCCTTCTTCTCTTCTCTGAACCTTCTTTTCTTTTCTTGAATAGTTCTGGTGTTTGCCACAAAATTTATCGCCGCGTTAAGTCAAAAGTACGGGCAGAGCGGCAGAGAGTTGAGGGCGTTTCGGTCATATTACGACAGATAGGGTGGTGACGTGGGCCCTATTCTCAAGGCGCGGTGGGGCCCATGGGCTTTTGGCTTTGGGATAGGTCCTCGTTCGGTTTGGTGTGGCGTTTTTAGTGGGGGGTTGCTGCTTGAGTAATTATCCTCTGTGGGGCGGTGCAGGCGCTCTTAGGATAGACCTTCGTCTCTCTTGGAATAATGACTTGTTTCCTGGGCTTTCTGGAGATCCAGGAAACCCCGGTTGCCTATCGGGGCGGTCGGTTGGTGGATTTGGTTTTTGAATATGGATCTGATGGTTGTGAGTAGTCTGGTGCGGTGTGGCTGTATTTTTGTTTTTAATTTTGAAATTTTTTGGTTGTTTTTTAATTTTCGAAAGGGGATTTGGATTCGGTGTGAAGGTAGCTGGAGTTGTCAGGGAGCGAGAGGCAAACATATTTATATGGATGCTAATGGCGATGTGAGGTCATGTGAGTCGTGAGGAGGTCACGTGAGGAATAAAATAGGGGGGACTTTTTCATGTGTGGCCACGTGGAAATTCATGATGTTGGCCTGAAAGATGATGGGAGTTGGGAGAGGGGTTTGAAATGGTGAAGCTTTATAGGAGAAGATGGTAAATTGGTATGGGTTTATTTGAAGATGGATGAGTAAAAGATGGAGTTGAGCTTCAATTTCTGATTGTTAGGCAGAATAATTGACAGTGTTTTAACGCTTGTGGATTTATTTCGTGGTCATTTTTTTTCATAGATTACGATGTTTGTTGATTGCAGGACTCTGCGTGTTTCTGTATCTAAACCTATAGATATATGCAGTGTCGTTATATCTTTGCTGTTTTTGGGTATGTTTGCTGAAAATTAGTTGGCTTTTGATATTTCAGGTTACTGCTGCGTATGAATCCACTAGCACCACTAATGGAATCAAGAGGGCAAGAAAGAAGAAGGTAATAGACAAATTTTCTTTTCTCAAATATCATTTTTGGCACCCACTTGATTTCACTTTCAAGATTTAACCTCCAATTTGTCACCCCGTTATTCTGCGTCTTAATGGGATTTTGATAGATTGGCTTACGAGTTAAAGAATTCTGCTTTGTTTTGATATTGACTTGCTTGTTCCTTTGCAGTCATATGATGAGCTTAAAGAAGAGGAAACTTCGTTGTTGAAAGAAAGGACGAGTTTGAGAAAGGAAATAGCGACATTACAGACTACCTTTAAGGAGCAAAGAGCCAAAAATGAGAACTTAAAGAGAGCGAAGGTGATTCTGCTGTCCTTTATCTTATATCTTTTACTATTTATATCTTCTAAGATCAGGCCCCCTCTTGTCTTTCATCTCTGTCAAGGTTGATAAAAATAGAATCGAAATAGAATGGAGAATATTTGCTATTCTACTATTGTATTGAAAGCATATTCCTTTAAAAATCTCATTTCTTGATTTCTCAGCCTGTTTTTGGCCTTTCCTTGCTGAATTTGTATGTATTTTTGCTTTGCAGCTAGACTTGAACTTGCACTCTTCTGCCACAAATTTGATTGCGTACTTTGATGGAGCCGAGAACGCTATTGCCAGTCAAGCCCATCAAAGAACAGCACCTCCTAGTTTCAGTCACTTTCCTTCACATTTGCTTTCACATGTCACACCTTATGTTCATCCATATCCACAATTGGATTCCTGCGATGAACACAAGGCTGTTTCGTCATCTGGGAACAATTCTTTCGTGCTACCTGATCTAAACATGGTGCCTTCCGAGGACTCTGGTTCGGAGATTTTGTACGGGATGAGCTGAGACGGAAAGCAAAGCAAAGCATAATGGTGTTTCAAATGTAACATAGCACATTGCCTGAAAGCTTTTATAAGTTCTATAACAAGAGTCAGCAGCATTCAGTGGAAGTTACCGAATATAACCTGCTCTGAATCCCATCGGTTTAGAATTTTACCAAATGGGAAGTTGACTAGTGGATGGAGAAAGTTTTGAGGGGTTTGTGTTTAGTAAATTAGCAGTAGACTGTTAATTATGTGACAAAGGTTCCTGCTTTTTTCTCTAAACATTCTTTTATTCGGGGTAAAACCCTCGTTTACTTCTCCTTCTTCAGATTATTTAGCTCATAAGTTGTACCATTCCTTGTAGTTTCAAACGTTGTTAGACTAGTTTTTCAGTTTTCACAGTTTTACAGTGTAGTTGAATTTACAATTCACCAGATCCTTTTTATGGGAGATTGAATTGAAATGAAATTCAGAATTAACACAGGGAAAATCTTTAATCATCGTCTTTGTCAATTCTCAAATCACAATTTGTGATATGAGAATGGAAGAGCAAGAAGCTCAAATCCCATGCATGTCTATACACGGTACTTTGTTGCAAACTAACGTCATATTGATTCTACGTCTCGCATGCATTTTGATACATAATGGCCTATTGGCCACCATCATATATAATTTTTCACAGAAAGATATAACATTTGTTGCAAACTTCATTTTAATAAGATCACAGGTAATTCTAACTTTTCATACACAATTTTCAACTGTACAGAACCTCAAAATTGGAACAGGATACAAAAATGGGAGAACTAAGATCATAGATCCAGGTGACGACTTATGTAGACTCTTTCAACTTTTCTTCAACAAGCTCTATACAGCGGTACAAAACTAATTCAACTGGGTTAAAAGTACAAAGAGTGTCAACTGTAAGCTCATCACTTTCATTCTTGTTCTTGGCCACTATGACTGTAACTAGGGTTCGTAGAGGTAGAAGCCATTCATTATAGGCTTTCTGTAAATTGCTTCTGGAAAGTACTCCGGTATAGTTGGTCTTTCCTGTATCATTTCACCAAATTAGTGTATACAAGTGAGAAATAGATCAAATTTTGAAGGGAGTTGCAACAATTAGCAATAAAGTAAAACGTCCAAAGTAGAGATAAAGACACCACAGCATTGCATTTGCTTTATTAATTCACCGATCATATTTTAGTATTTTACCTCTTGATTCTGCTATCAGTACATATCGGTACAAGTTGAGTGCAGACAGGACCTGTAGAATAGTACAAATTGTAATGCAATTTAGAAAATCTGACATGTATCTATAAGCCTACACAATTAGTTGGCAAGCACAAGCTTAACCAAAAAGCATTAGAAAGAGAACAATTCATTAGTTTAAGCAATCATGATATAATCAGGAAAATAAACCCAGCAACGCAAGTGGAAGCCATACCGAATCAGTCTGCTCAGGAAAGGATGGAGGTCCTCCCTTTGGGGGCCTTAGAATAAACTCCACCAATTCCAGGATACTGGCAGTCCACAACGATGAACGGGGATGTGCATTATGTTCTTCTCTCAAAGCTCGACCATTTCCCATTTTTTCACAACTTTCCTTGTGCATTTCTCCTTTAACGATATCAAAAAGGATTGCAATCTATATACAGTTGAAACACCAACATTAAGTACTTCAAGTTTAACTTTAGCAAAGTTAAGGCTTACATATCATAAATATAAAGACTGTCTATATAGGTTTACCATAGAGGAAGAATCACTTTTTGTGATCAAAGCCTTTAGGATGTCGAACCTATGACAAGTTGGAATATCAGCCAGAATCTGATTTTGAGTGGCAAATATTAGTGATGGTATATAAAGTACATCATAAGCAAAAGCTTAGTGACAATTGACCATAGAATGAGATAACTATAACTGCTAGACACTATCGTGTATGCATATTATTGGACAACAAAAGCCATGGGGCAACAATAATCCAAATCCTCACCCACTTAAATGCATCAAAGGCATTTTTCCTCAACTCTGTGTCCGCTGTATACATGATGACCATTTGAATAGCCTAAAATGTAGCATAAAGGAGATGAAACAAATTAGATTATTTTCATTTTTGATAAAAAAAGATGAATATATAATGATAGCGAGAGACAACCTGCAGAGCAGCAAAAAGGCCTGGCATGTCGGCTGAGAAGTCACTATGTTCGTCACAAGGGGAAATATTTCCACCTCTGATGCTATGCAAGAAATCGATTGCATGTTTTTTGAGTTCCCATGGCAGAGTGACAGAAGCTAGTATGTGCTTCAGCATGCCAAAAGCTTGCCACCTTTTAGTCTGATTATTCTGAAGTTCATTTTTGACAGCAGTCAAATCCTCATGAGCAGCCGTGGCAACCTCATTAGAAGCATGGCCCCAAATCACTTCAACAAAGCAAAAGAGAGTTGAGTGACAGTGTGTCAAGATAGAAAAAGATTGATACTCAGAGAAAATGAACAACCAACATTCACAAACATAAACCTGAAACAGATGCACCACATTTGACGTCCACGAAAGAATCAACATAGAGATCTTTATCGTCTGAGCGCACCCAAAGACAAGACAAGAGAAGAAACATCAAGGGGTCTTAAATTTGGAGATAAAAAACAGTAAGATTTCTTATAGTAGATAAGTACTCATGGAGATAAATGGAATTTTACCTCCTATTACAATCCTACTTATTTTGTCAACATCAGACCCCGTAATTAAGCCTAGATATGAGAAACCACAATACGGGAAGAAACTAGACAGCTGCAGTACAAAGGCCTGTGAACTTGAAGCTTCGAAATTCATGCTGACAAGAGCCTGCAAGTGAGAGGTGTAATTTGAGAGAAGTAAATCAAATAGGGAATACATGATCAAATTCAGAACTACTTTAGATGGGCACTTGAACGGTGGATATAGAACATATTAAGACGACAGTCAAACTTGAACTCAGAATAGATGGTGATATGCCAACCACTATCTCTAGCACATAAAGACCAAGAAGAGCAGAAAGCTTTTCATGTACTCCGCCTTCCTGTTGCATGAAACGAAAAGATCATCAGGATCTAATAATATACAAAGAATCCCGCGAATATCTCTAAAGCAAGAATAAGCAAGTGTCAAACTGTCACTGACCAACTTCATGCAAACTGCATGTATGGAATCAGCAATTCCCACAGCTCTATCAAACATTTTTTGTAATTCGGCTTCATCTTCCAATTCTGAAGACACGCCTTTCAAAACTTTGAAAATAATACGAGTAGCTTGTCTTACTTGCTCAAAGTGGCGCCTCTGAAGGGAGAGAAATACTGAAGGCAAGAAAGGAAAATAATGTAGAAAATTCTCAGCCCTCAGCAGGTTAAAAGAATAGTTTCATCATAATGATCATTCGTTTAATCAAGAATAAGCGAGAAACAGCACCACAATAATATTTGAGCTGTGATCCAAAAGCATGAGAAAGTTCACTTCAGTGGCACTGTTCCAATGATAGAAATTCCAAGTTCCTTACTTGGGTTGCCCTTAAGACAGCCGTCAACAGTTGACAAATCAGTTAATATGGGAAGATCACTATACATTTATTTAAAAGAAAGTCCAACAGATCTTTCACTTGTACGATATTGCTTTTCCAGATATTCAATGGAAGACCCTTCTTTTCCCCCACAACCAACTTCTCCAGCAAGTCTCAAGTGAAATGAGCTCACAATCCTCAGGTGAAGAACCTCTTTTATTCTTTTTTCAACCATTCAACTTGTTTAAAAAATTAAAATACTACCTTAACCCCACCCCCCACAAGCATTCTCTACACCATTCCAGCTCCCGGACAACCAACATACCAGTAAAGCGAATACTAAATCTAAATCGAAACCCAGAAAATAAGCTACTATTACTGGTATCGAACACCTAACGTTATTTTACACAGAATCTACTGACATTGTCGACTATGCATATAAAATAAAGAACCACCAAAAACTCAATTTTTGCGCCAATTCCATAACTGACATAGATAGTGAATCCACACATTGCTCAAGGAAGGAAGCTCACTGAAACTAACCTTTTGAAAACCCTGAGAGAAGAGGTACAACATAGCCATAATCCCCACCTTTCTTATTAAGAGAATCCAATGCCTGAGCCAAATTACAACCTAACACCATCAGAGAACTAAAACCCCAAACAAACACTAAGCTGAGAGAAAAAAATTTAAGTCCGTACCTCGCCGAGAACTGCAAGCATGTCTCTGGCACCACACATTGATATAAACCGATCAATAATGCTCTCCACCACCTCCAGGCACCTCTCCGAAACTCCTCCAAACTCCGAAACCGCCTTGGGCAACTCGAATTGTAGCTGATCAAATATGGCCTGGCAAATCAACAAACAAACAGTAGGTAAGCATCAATTTAGGGTTTAGAGAATTGAAGAACGTGACGAATTGGATGAAATTGAACCTGGTCTGATTGAGAAGAGATGAAGTGGTGAAGTTGAGTGAGGGTTTTGAAGGCGGTGGCTTCTGAATTTTGATTGTCCGGGTCTGACTGAGCGGAGATTGAAGCGAGGAAGTCGATGAGGTCCGAGACTGAGCTCTCTGGTTGATCGGCTGATTGGGAGAGTGAGAGTAGGAGCTGCTGAAGAACGGGGGAGGATTGCTCCGGTTGGTCTGCCATGGTTGCGCGCCAAAAT
The window above is part of the Fragaria vesca subsp. vesca linkage group LG2, FraVesHawaii_1.0, whole genome shotgun sequence genome. Proteins encoded here:
- the LOC101313281 gene encoding uncharacterized protein LOC101313281; protein product: MVAKDDWTRAAMTDDVLVVELLLRLKESRAATSSSSLLQSRFTAKSVLPRWGMRLPRSKAAASSRCEAVWSRSNKSKKDDSTRCSPTTPLSWSGGGSPSGTADGFEESSRPRSKVTAAYESTSTTNGIKRARKKKSYDELKEEETSLLKERTSLRKEIATLQTTFKEQRAKNENLKRAKLDLNLHSSATNLIAYFDGAENAIASQAHQRTAPPSFSHFPSHLLSHVTPYVHPYPQLDSCDEHKAVSSSGNNSFVLPDLNMVPSEDSGSEILYGMS
- the LOC101300205 gene encoding aberrant root formation protein 4-like encodes the protein MADQPEQSSPVLQQLLLSLSQSADQPESSVSDLIDFLASISAQSDPDNQNSEATAFKTLTQLHHFISSQSDQAIFDQLQFELPKAVSEFGGVSERCLEVVESIIDRFISMCGARDMLAVLGEALDSLNKKGGDYGYVVPLLSGFSKVFLSLQRRHFEQVRQATRIIFKVLKGVSSELEDEAELQKMFDRAVGIADSIHAVCMKLEGGVHEKLSALLGLYVLEIVALVSMNFEASSSQAFVLQLSSFFPYCGFSYLGLITGSDVDKISRIVIGDDKDLYVDSFVDVKCGASVSVIWGHASNEVATAAHEDLTAVKNELQNNQTKRWQAFGMLKHILASVTLPWELKKHAIDFLHSIRGGNISPCDEHSDFSADMPGLFAALQAIQMVIMYTADTELRKNAFDAFKWILADIPTCHRFDILKALITKSDSSSMIAILFDIVKGEMHKESCEKMGNGRALREEHNAHPRSSLWTASILELVEFILRPPKGGPPSFPEQTDSVLSALNLYRYVLIAESRGKTNYTGVLSRSNLQKAYNEWLLPLRTLVTVIVAKNKNESDELTVDTLCTFNPVELVLYRCIELVEEKLKEST